Proteins found in one Maridesulfovibrio sp. genomic segment:
- the rpsU gene encoding 30S ribosomal protein S21, giving the protein MPGVYLEDSDNFEIALRRFKKQVEKAGVLSELKKRQHYEKPSVQRKKKKAAARKRLIKKMRKMSMG; this is encoded by the coding sequence TTGCCCGGTGTATATCTCGAAGATTCTGATAACTTTGAAATAGCTCTTCGCCGCTTTAAGAAGCAGGTTGAAAAAGCTGGAGTTCTTTCCGAACTCAAAAAGCGTCAGCACTATGAAAAGCCCAGCGTACAGCGTAAAAAGAAAAAAGCTGCTGCCCGCAAAAGGCTCATCAAAAAAATGCGTAAAATGTCAATGGGTTAA
- a CDS encoding GatB/YqeY domain-containing protein: protein MSLIEQIDKDYIAAYKAKDDVKKTVLRHLKTAIKNRIVDVKGDTLSDDDVLDLVAKQIKQRKDSIEQYTTAGRPELAEIEAVEIEALSGYMPEQLSEEEVAAAVDKAIADLGASSMQDMGKVMKSITEVYKGQVDGKVVSSLVRDRLS from the coding sequence ATGAGTCTCATTGAGCAGATTGATAAAGACTACATTGCGGCCTACAAGGCCAAAGATGATGTTAAGAAGACAGTCTTGAGGCACCTTAAGACTGCCATCAAAAATCGTATTGTTGATGTGAAAGGGGATACCCTTTCCGATGACGACGTACTTGATCTCGTAGCAAAGCAGATCAAGCAGCGTAAGGATTCCATTGAGCAGTATACTACTGCAGGACGTCCTGAGCTGGCCGAGATTGAAGCTGTTGAAATCGAGGCCCTGTCCGGCTACATGCCGGAGCAGCTTTCCGAAGAGGAAGTTGCCGCCGCTGTCGATAAAGCAATTGCCGATCTCGGTGCATCATCAATGCAGGATATGGGCAAGGTGATGAAATCCATCACTGAAGTCTATAAAGGGCAGGTTGACGGAAAGGTTGTAAGCAGCCTTGTTCGTGACCGTCTCTCCTGA
- the rsmA gene encoding 16S rRNA (adenine(1518)-N(6)/adenine(1519)-N(6))-dimethyltransferase RsmA, whose protein sequence is MQNKHRAKKSLGQNFLQDANIARKIVDSLKINESDSVIEIGPGQGALTKFILEAGPESLTLVEKDRDLAPALAAKYPEADVKLEDALKFDWAGLDKDKQWKIVGNLPYNVASKIMWDIAARSNATCVFMVQHEVGMRITSGPGSKKYGAISVWVQSFCKTDYLFQVPPTVFKPKPKVDSAVIKFFPLPEEEKPSDIEGLAKLVKYCFQYRRKQLGKILKSFISDAVLEWAEQEGVSLKDRPEALSPLQFQSLYKCVKNDFPS, encoded by the coding sequence GTGCAGAATAAACACAGAGCCAAGAAAAGCCTCGGGCAGAATTTTCTGCAGGATGCCAATATTGCGCGTAAGATAGTAGATAGTCTTAAAATCAATGAGAGCGATTCCGTGATCGAAATCGGTCCGGGTCAAGGTGCTTTGACCAAGTTTATCCTCGAGGCCGGGCCGGAAAGTCTGACCCTGGTGGAAAAGGACCGTGACCTTGCCCCTGCGTTGGCAGCAAAATATCCCGAAGCAGACGTCAAACTTGAGGATGCCCTTAAATTTGACTGGGCAGGGCTTGATAAAGATAAACAATGGAAAATAGTCGGGAATCTGCCATACAACGTCGCTTCCAAAATTATGTGGGACATTGCGGCCCGCAGTAACGCCACCTGCGTGTTTATGGTTCAGCATGAAGTCGGCATGAGAATTACTTCCGGGCCCGGCTCTAAAAAATACGGAGCCATAAGTGTCTGGGTTCAGAGTTTTTGTAAAACGGACTACCTTTTCCAGGTTCCTCCCACTGTTTTTAAGCCAAAACCCAAAGTTGACTCCGCGGTGATAAAATTTTTTCCATTACCGGAAGAAGAAAAACCCAGTGATATTGAGGGGCTTGCCAAGCTGGTTAAATACTGTTTTCAGTACAGGCGCAAGCAACTTGGTAAGATATTGAAATCATTCATTTCTGATGCTGTGCTGGAATGGGCTGAACAGGAGGGTGTTTCGCTTAAAGATCGGCCTGAAGCCTTGTCCCCATTGCAATTTCAGAGTCTCTATAAATGTGTTAAAAACGATTTTCCCTCTTGA